From Haliotis asinina isolate JCU_RB_2024 chromosome 8, JCU_Hal_asi_v2, whole genome shotgun sequence, a single genomic window includes:
- the LOC137295330 gene encoding proteoglycan 4-like — protein MLTTKHGRRAIVACGLIEILIEILIQRSKSGNDDQRQTCEKTTPNTRDLHQTLDNITKHQRTPPNTREPHHNQRTSPHTREPHHTPENLTREPHHTSENLTTTREPHQTPDNLTTTRDPHHTSDNRTTHQRTREPHHTSENRTTTREPNQTPDNLTTTREPHHTSENLTRDPHHTSETLTTHQRTREPHHTSETLTTHQRTSPHIREPENLTKHQITAPHIREPENLTTHQRPSPHIREPETLTKHQITSPHIREPENLTTHQRTAPQPETLTKHQITSPHIREPENLTTHQRTAPQPENLTKQQITSPQPENLTKHKITSPQPETLTTHQRTSPHIREPESLTTPPENLTTHQRTREPHHTPDNLTTHQRI, from the coding sequence ATGCTTACAACCAAACATGGACGTAGAGCCATAGTGGCTTGCGGGCTGATTGAAATATTGATTGAAATTTTGATTCAAAGGTCGAAATCAGGAAACGATGACCAGCGTCAAACGTGTGAGAAAACCACACCAAACACCAGAGATCTTCATCAAACACTAGATAACATCACCAAACACCAGAGAACTCCACCAAACACCAGAGAACCTCACCACAACCAGAGAACCTCACCACACACTAGAGAACCTCACCACACACCAGAGAATCTCACCAGAGAACCTCACCACACATCAGAGAACCTCACCACAACCAGAGAACCTCACCAAACACCAGATAACCTCACCACAACCAGAGACCCTCACCACACATCAGATAACCGCACCACACATCAGAGAACCAGAGAACCTCACCACACATCAGAGAACCGCACCACAACCAGAGAACCTAACCAAACACCAGATAACCTCACCACAACCAGAGAACCTCACCACACATCAGAGAACCTCACCAGAGACCCTCACCACACATCAGAGACCCTCACCACACATCAGAGAACCAGAGAACCTCACCACACATCAGAGACCCTCACCACACATCAGAGAACCTCACCACACATCAGAGAACCAGAGAACCTCACCAAACACCAGATAACCGCACCACACATCAGAGAACCAGAGAACCTCACCACACATCAGAGACCCTCACCACACATCAGAGAACCAGAGACCCTCACCAAACATCAGATAACCTCACCACACATCAGAGAACCAGAGAACCTCACCACACATCAGAGAACCGCACCACAACCAGAGACCCTCACCAAACATCAGATAACCTCACCACACATCAGAGAACCAGAGAACCTCACCACACATCAGAGAACCGCACCACAACCAGAGAACCTAACCAAACAACAGATAACCTCACCACAACCAGAGAACCTCACCAAACACAAGATAACCTCACCACAACCAGAGACCCTCACCACACATCAGAGAACCTCACCACACATCAGAGAACCAGAGAGCCTCACCACACCCCCAGAGAACCTCACCACACATCAGAGAACCAGAGAACCTCACCACACACCAGATAATCTCACCACACACCAGAGAATCTGA